The Chryseobacterium sp. 52 genome includes a region encoding these proteins:
- a CDS encoding lytic polysaccharide monooxygenase, protein MIKFRIFFSAVLFLCTLALSSTHLSAHGYVVSPASRGYQGSLDKMTLGYNAALSLYGSVINEPGSLEAKKGFPGLGPADGKIASANGSISGNTILDLQTADRWKKTNITSGVNTFIWKYQAYHATAKWHYYMTKPGWDPNKPLARQDLELIGEVIHNGTPPQDNTPHHITVPANRHGYHIILAVWDVADTVNAFYNVIDVNVQSSTVDPVQPATPTGLTQVGVTSSSAKISWTQQTDATSYTVFRNGQSVQSVNVPEFEDQGLSANTIYTYEIQAKGATGLTSQKSAPLAVKTNAANAPETPTAPSNLHAMGVTENSVSLMWTASSHTQGIKNYQIFENGSKVAETTQTNFLRTGLTQDTEYRYTVKAVSQSLEISDASNELKIRTKKVEGGNGQIYCGAQQYNPANAYPTAQTSVFYACKIWKNKWYANPNEVPGTDMVWEEISACTEGPNCQSSGPATYCGSQQYNSAKAYPAAGTKVFFACKIWENKWYANPGETPGSNDVWKMVSNCSEGPDCMSAGRNNQEESLSVIVTDHHLNFAPESHYVKISEVNVFNTHGLQVLSSKNPTKNSINISSLQSGIYFVRILNKDGGSITKTIKK, encoded by the coding sequence ATGATTAAATTTAGAATTTTTTTTTCAGCAGTACTGTTTCTATGTACTCTGGCACTCTCTTCAACACATCTGTCTGCCCACGGTTACGTTGTGAGTCCGGCTTCAAGGGGGTATCAGGGAAGCCTGGATAAGATGACACTGGGTTATAATGCAGCACTGAGCCTGTATGGCTCTGTTATCAATGAGCCGGGATCTCTGGAAGCTAAGAAAGGATTTCCGGGACTAGGTCCGGCAGATGGAAAAATAGCTTCAGCCAATGGAAGCATAAGCGGTAACACCATTTTGGATCTTCAAACTGCCGACCGATGGAAGAAAACCAATATTACATCCGGTGTAAATACTTTTATCTGGAAATATCAGGCGTATCATGCGACCGCAAAATGGCATTATTATATGACCAAACCAGGTTGGGATCCGAACAAACCGCTTGCACGTCAGGACTTAGAGCTTATAGGTGAGGTGATACACAATGGGACACCGCCTCAGGATAATACACCGCATCACATCACAGTTCCGGCTAACCGTCATGGCTATCATATTATTCTGGCAGTTTGGGACGTTGCAGATACTGTGAATGCGTTTTATAATGTAATCGATGTGAATGTACAGTCCTCAACAGTAGATCCTGTACAGCCAGCTACACCTACGGGATTAACACAAGTGGGAGTGACCAGTTCTTCTGCTAAAATCAGCTGGACACAACAGACCGATGCTACCTCTTACACTGTTTTCCGTAATGGACAGTCTGTACAGTCTGTAAACGTTCCGGAATTTGAAGATCAGGGCTTATCTGCGAATACCATTTACACCTACGAAATACAGGCAAAAGGTGCTACGGGACTTACTTCACAGAAAAGTGCCCCGCTTGCCGTAAAAACCAATGCTGCAAATGCTCCTGAAACTCCTACAGCTCCTTCAAATCTCCATGCGATGGGAGTGACTGAAAATTCTGTTTCCCTTATGTGGACTGCTTCAAGTCATACCCAGGGCATTAAAAACTATCAGATTTTTGAAAACGGAAGCAAGGTAGCAGAAACGACACAAACAAACTTCTTACGTACAGGTTTAACTCAGGATACAGAATACCGTTACACGGTAAAAGCTGTCTCGCAGAGCCTGGAAATATCGGATGCGAGTAATGAGTTAAAAATCAGAACTAAAAAGGTAGAAGGAGGAAACGGACAAATATATTGCGGAGCACAGCAGTATAACCCTGCCAATGCGTATCCGACAGCTCAGACATCAGTATTCTATGCTTGTAAAATCTGGAAAAACAAATGGTATGCTAATCCTAATGAAGTTCCGGGAACGGATATGGTTTGGGAGGAAATAAGTGCATGTACTGAAGGTCCGAATTGCCAGTCAAGCGGTCCGGCTACTTATTGCGGATCACAGCAATATAATTCTGCAAAGGCTTATCCTGCTGCAGGAACTAAAGTTTTCTTTGCTTGTAAAATTTGGGAGAATAAATGGTATGCTAACCCGGGAGAAACACCTGGAAGCAACGATGTTTGGAAAATGGTAAGCAATTGCAGTGAAGGTCCGGACTGTATGAGTGCAGGACGTAACAATCAGGAAGAGAGTCTTTCAGTGATTGTAACAGATCATCACCTCAATTTTGCACCGGAAAGTCATTATGTGAAGATCAGTGAAGTGAATGTGTTCAATACCCACGGACTTCAGGTACTTTCTTCTAAAAATCCGACAAAGAATAGCATCAACATCAGTTCTCTTCAATCTGGAATTTATTTTGTGAGAATTCTTAATAAAGACGGAGGAAGTATTACTAAAACAATTAAAAAATAG
- a CDS encoding DUF4349 domain-containing protein: MRKLFLPLFLIVVMVSCKKSEVQSANAAVDIISEDKVVDLYQVAPPKSISEKLLPDSEPSSASSKKTDTISKKVIKNGDMRIQVGDIKKAQEQVGDIVKKNNAYIEKEQFQNTDLDDNVDLTIRVPHKNFDALVNSFSNGVGSILAKNISSNDVTEEYTDVAIKLANKKIYLEKYRDMLKSASTTKDMLEIQEKIRGLEDEIDVAEGRLRFIDDRVNYSTLNLSLYKEKVRSSATSKIGFGSRFADSVTEGWNSFVSFLLGMISLWPFFLIIPLIIFLWRKWKAGRKK; the protein is encoded by the coding sequence ATGAGAAAATTATTTTTACCTTTATTTCTTATAGTTGTGATGGTGAGCTGCAAGAAATCTGAAGTACAGTCAGCCAATGCTGCTGTAGATATTATTTCTGAAGATAAAGTTGTTGATCTTTACCAAGTTGCCCCTCCTAAATCTATTTCAGAAAAATTACTGCCAGATTCTGAACCGTCTTCTGCATCGTCAAAAAAAACCGATACGATTTCTAAAAAAGTGATCAAAAACGGAGACATGAGAATTCAGGTTGGGGATATCAAAAAGGCTCAGGAACAAGTTGGAGATATTGTTAAAAAAAATAACGCTTATATTGAAAAGGAACAGTTTCAGAATACAGATCTGGATGACAATGTGGATCTGACAATCCGGGTTCCGCACAAAAATTTCGATGCATTGGTTAATTCATTTTCAAACGGAGTTGGATCGATACTGGCAAAAAATATTTCATCTAATGATGTAACCGAAGAATATACGGACGTAGCCATCAAACTGGCCAATAAGAAGATCTATCTCGAGAAATACCGCGACATGCTGAAAAGTGCTTCTACCACTAAAGATATGCTTGAAATCCAGGAAAAGATCCGTGGTTTGGAAGATGAAATTGATGTCGCAGAAGGAAGATTACGTTTCATAGATGACCGGGTCAATTACAGCACGCTTAATCTGAGTTTATATAAAGAAAAAGTGAGAAGTTCTGCCACCTCAAAGATTGGTTTTGGAAGCCGGTTTGCAGATTCTGTAACTGAGGGCTGGAATAGTTTTGTCAGCTTTCTGCTTGGAATGATTTCCCTGTGGCCGTTCTTTCTGATTATTCCGCTCATTATCTTTTTATGGAGAAAATGGAAAGCAGGAAGAAAAAAATAA
- a CDS encoding DUF2891 domain-containing protein — protein sequence MKKSLLAFVFSPFLMYAQEVPKLTDEMAVKLLEKPLHCINQEYPNKTAHIINNAGEVTLTPKDLHPSFYGCFDWHSSVHGHWMLVRLLKTKPNLANAKDIEKILDTSLNKENLQAEADYFTKYQLTTTFERTYGWAWLLKLDEELTTWDHPKAKIWHQNLKPLTDKILQSWRTYLPKQTYPNRTGVHPNTAFGLAFAIDWAKANNDKEFENQLKEKAKYFYGKDQKTPAYLEPDGSDFFSPSLEIADLMRRVLPQKEFVLWLNNFYEKRSLENIEKIPVVSDLSDYQTVHLVGLSFSKAWCMKGISKALPEGHPLKKGFKKTADVFLANGLPLLFQGNYGGDHWLASFAVYSLED from the coding sequence ATGAAAAAAAGTCTTTTAGCATTCGTGTTTTCTCCATTTTTGATGTATGCCCAGGAAGTTCCCAAACTTACCGATGAAATGGCTGTTAAATTATTAGAAAAACCCCTTCACTGTATCAATCAGGAATACCCTAACAAAACGGCACATATCATCAACAATGCGGGCGAGGTTACTTTGACGCCAAAAGACCTTCATCCGAGTTTTTATGGCTGTTTCGACTGGCACAGTTCCGTTCATGGGCACTGGATGTTGGTGAGACTCCTGAAGACAAAACCTAATCTGGCCAATGCTAAAGACATTGAAAAAATTCTTGACACTTCTTTAAATAAGGAAAACCTGCAGGCTGAAGCCGATTATTTCACAAAATACCAGCTTACAACAACATTTGAAAGAACATATGGCTGGGCCTGGCTGCTGAAGCTGGACGAAGAACTGACCACCTGGGATCATCCAAAAGCCAAGATCTGGCACCAGAATTTAAAACCTTTAACAGATAAGATCTTACAATCATGGAGAACTTATCTTCCCAAACAAACGTACCCGAACAGAACCGGGGTTCATCCAAACACAGCATTTGGTTTGGCATTCGCAATCGATTGGGCTAAAGCGAATAATGATAAAGAGTTTGAGAATCAGCTAAAGGAAAAAGCAAAATATTTTTACGGAAAAGACCAGAAAACTCCGGCTTATCTGGAACCTGACGGATCAGACTTTTTCTCGCCAAGTCTTGAAATTGCAGATCTGATGAGAAGGGTATTGCCACAAAAAGAATTTGTGCTGTGGCTGAATAATTTTTATGAAAAGAGAAGTCTTGAAAATATTGAAAAAATTCCCGTTGTTAGTGATCTGAGCGATTATCAGACTGTTCATCTCGTAGGACTTTCTTTTTCCAAAGCATGGTGTATGAAAGGGATATCAAAAGCCCTTCCGGAAGGTCATCCATTGAAAAAAGGTTTTAAGAAAACGGCGGATGTATTTTTAGCAAACGGACTTCCTCTGTTATTCCAGGGAAATTATGGCGGTGACCATTGGCTGGCAAGTTTTGCAGTTTATTCTCTGGAAGACTAA
- a CDS encoding helix-turn-helix domain-containing protein, translated as MSALEKFGVEIFTQHNIFERISADKPFRPENPAFIFIKSGTIKLRQHFSDLELSANMFMVTDPQTIYEMVSVSGDFQSRMVSYKREFISALSLKFNRLITYRYFRQQMNKGVPFPENEMEVVWKSVNFLKYILDSETEMLYKKEMVEHLFSVFCYQMAGIISKEDTNSMNQMSRQEEIVFVFLTDLAEHHLTERTVEFYAERQSITTRHLSSVVKSITGKSASHIIALIVVNEAKVLLNSSNKPVSEVSSILGFSDQYSFSHFFKKHLEVSPRQYRHQFEN; from the coding sequence ATGTCAGCCTTAGAAAAATTCGGTGTTGAAATTTTCACTCAGCATAATATTTTCGAGAGAATTTCTGCGGATAAGCCTTTCCGTCCGGAAAACCCTGCTTTTATTTTTATTAAATCAGGAACCATAAAGCTCCGTCAGCATTTCAGCGATCTGGAGCTTTCGGCCAATATGTTTATGGTAACAGACCCACAGACCATATATGAGATGGTTTCCGTAAGTGGTGATTTCCAGTCCAGAATGGTTTCCTACAAAAGAGAGTTTATTTCTGCATTATCCCTGAAATTTAACAGACTGATTACGTACCGGTATTTTCGCCAGCAGATGAACAAAGGAGTTCCTTTTCCGGAGAATGAAATGGAAGTCGTTTGGAAAAGTGTGAATTTCCTTAAATATATTCTGGATTCAGAAACAGAAATGCTGTATAAAAAAGAAATGGTAGAGCATCTTTTCTCCGTTTTCTGTTATCAGATGGCAGGTATTATTTCCAAGGAGGATACCAATTCTATGAACCAGATGTCCAGACAGGAAGAGATTGTCTTTGTATTTTTAACAGATCTCGCAGAACATCATCTGACAGAAAGAACCGTTGAGTTTTATGCCGAACGCCAGTCGATTACAACCAGACATCTATCTTCAGTAGTGAAATCCATCACAGGAAAGTCCGCAAGTCATATCATTGCGTTGATTGTAGTGAATGAAGCTAAAGTGCTTTTGAATTCCTCAAATAAGCCGGTTTCGGAGGTTTCTTCAATCCTGGGTTTCAGTGATCAATACTCATTTTCTCACTTCTTTAAAAAGCATTTGGAAGTAAGTCCCAGACAGTACAGGCATCAGTTTGAAAACTAA
- a CDS encoding TolC family protein: MTNNIKTALSLVIALFPALFFSQQIKQLTADEAADMGVRNHQQLKVAAQNIDIAKQNTNVAKLQKLPTVTASTSQFYLGDAVAIDKDFSNSTNIPMPHYGSSYAVQATQLIFKGGLITKSVELAGLREQLSELDLEKNKLEVKFLVISNYLDIYKMVNQESVFQNNKKLAQERLKNIQKFYQQGMVTRNEVIRGELAIKNLDQGILTLTNNKKILNYNLNIALGLSSETEIVPVESLTDKGSGMGMDYYMDLAHDSNPQLKSAKKNIDVADKNIEIIKTDQMPTLSGFGGYTLQRPVMTRNPVLDMYSGGWQAGVSLSYNIDNLYKTKEKVKLGELQKAQAGDAVTLVQQNVDMAVNAAYVKYQESIQQADIFNDAKSLAEENYKITEAKYLNQLAVQAEMIDAQNQKLQSELDFANAEINVLYQYYNLLKASGTL, encoded by the coding sequence ATGACAAACAATATAAAAACAGCACTATCACTCGTGATAGCTCTATTTCCTGCGCTGTTTTTTTCTCAACAGATCAAACAGTTGACTGCAGATGAAGCCGCCGATATGGGGGTGCGAAATCATCAGCAGTTGAAAGTAGCTGCTCAGAATATTGACATTGCAAAGCAGAATACAAATGTTGCGAAACTTCAGAAACTCCCTACAGTAACAGCTTCTACAAGCCAGTTCTATTTAGGGGACGCGGTAGCAATAGACAAAGATTTCTCAAACTCAACTAACATTCCTATGCCTCATTACGGAAGTTCATATGCTGTGCAGGCAACCCAGCTGATCTTTAAAGGAGGATTAATCACCAAGTCTGTTGAATTGGCAGGGCTTCGCGAACAGCTTTCTGAGCTTGATCTGGAAAAAAACAAGCTTGAGGTAAAGTTTCTGGTGATCTCCAATTATCTGGACATCTACAAAATGGTTAATCAGGAATCCGTTTTTCAGAATAATAAAAAGCTGGCTCAGGAACGTCTGAAAAATATCCAGAAATTCTATCAGCAGGGAATGGTCACAAGAAATGAAGTCATCCGTGGTGAGCTGGCAATCAAAAATCTGGATCAGGGAATTCTGACGTTAACCAATAATAAAAAAATCCTTAATTATAATTTAAATATTGCATTAGGACTGTCTTCTGAAACAGAAATTGTTCCCGTGGAAAGTTTAACGGATAAAGGATCAGGGATGGGTATGGATTATTATATGGATCTTGCCCACGACAGCAATCCACAGCTGAAGTCTGCAAAGAAAAATATAGATGTTGCTGATAAAAACATCGAAATCATTAAAACAGATCAGATGCCGACATTATCCGGATTCGGAGGATATACACTTCAGCGTCCGGTTATGACAAGAAATCCGGTACTGGATATGTATTCAGGCGGATGGCAGGCAGGCGTTTCTTTAAGTTATAATATTGATAATCTATACAAGACCAAAGAAAAAGTAAAGCTTGGTGAACTTCAGAAAGCACAGGCCGGAGATGCAGTGACATTGGTTCAGCAGAATGTTGACATGGCAGTGAATGCAGCCTATGTAAAATACCAGGAGTCTATCCAGCAGGCAGACATCTTTAACGATGCAAAAAGCCTGGCAGAAGAAAACTACAAGATCACGGAAGCTAAATATCTGAACCAATTGGCAGTACAGGCAGAAATGATTGATGCGCAAAACCAGAAACTTCAGTCAGAGCTGGATTTTGCCAATGCAGAGATCAATGTACTGTATCAATATTATAACCTGCTGAAGGCTTCGGGCACGCTTTAA